One Thermodesulfobacteriota bacterium DNA segment encodes these proteins:
- a CDS encoding ABC transporter substrate-binding protein, whose protein sequence is MKRYLALVTILAFILCLAAASHAQTKGPSKVEPKPVYGGSLTIAQGVEPPGLDPTTATSAAIPRVVYGNVLEGLVRIDRNGKVVPALAQEYKISKDGKEYTFLLKKGVKFHDGKAFDAEDVKFTFERLLDPQITIPNRRYYQEIESMEVVDPHTFKFKLKNPNAMFLFNLARPDSIIQHKQAVETLKTAPVGTGPFKFVEWVRGDRIVLAKFEGYHRKGLPYLDKVTFKFIGDPSAQIASLKAGDVDVIGYDVSPENALLLEKDPKFKVLNGYTTTEVILSTNHSRKPFDDVRVRKAMAHAIDRSALIKGAMSGYGVPIGSHMDPGNPYYIDLTKTYPYDPKKAKQLLAEAGHPNGFEAVLRIPERFAYARRSGEIIADMLSQVGIRLKIELMEWGQWIDRVFRNADFDLTVIGHAEPFDIDIYANPKYYFRYDNPKFQETLKKAEMEIDPKRRRELYVTLQKMIAEDAVNGFLFVLPSLPTMKKEVMNWWKDYPITAQDVSEVWIQK, encoded by the coding sequence ATGAAAAGGTATTTGGCATTGGTCACCATCCTTGCTTTCATCCTTTGCCTCGCCGCGGCCAGCCATGCCCAGACCAAAGGGCCCTCCAAGGTCGAGCCCAAACCGGTCTATGGGGGATCGCTCACCATCGCCCAGGGCGTGGAACCGCCAGGGCTCGACCCCACCACTGCCACCTCCGCGGCCATCCCAAGGGTCGTCTATGGCAATGTGTTAGAAGGCCTGGTCAGGATCGACCGAAATGGCAAGGTCGTTCCCGCTTTGGCCCAGGAATATAAGATCTCCAAAGACGGAAAGGAGTATACCTTCCTCCTCAAGAAGGGCGTGAAGTTCCACGATGGAAAGGCCTTCGATGCGGAGGACGTGAAGTTCACCTTCGAACGACTCCTTGACCCCCAGATCACCATCCCCAACCGGAGATACTATCAGGAGATCGAGTCGATGGAAGTGGTCGATCCTCACACCTTCAAATTCAAGCTGAAGAATCCCAATGCGATGTTCCTCTTCAACCTGGCCCGACCCGACTCCATCATCCAGCACAAACAGGCCGTCGAAACCCTGAAGACGGCGCCCGTGGGGACCGGCCCCTTCAAATTCGTCGAGTGGGTCCGGGGCGATCGCATCGTGTTGGCGAAATTCGAGGGATACCACCGGAAGGGGCTTCCTTACCTCGACAAGGTCACCTTCAAATTCATCGGGGATCCGAGCGCCCAGATCGCCAGCCTGAAGGCGGGGGACGTCGACGTCATCGGTTACGATGTGAGCCCGGAGAACGCCCTCCTCCTTGAGAAGGATCCGAAGTTTAAGGTTCTCAATGGATACACGACGACCGAGGTCATCCTCTCGACCAACCATTCGAGAAAACCCTTCGACGATGTCCGGGTCCGCAAGGCCATGGCCCATGCCATCGACCGCAGTGCCTTGATCAAAGGGGCGATGTCCGGCTACGGGGTGCCCATCGGAAGCCACATGGACCCGGGCAACCCCTACTACATCGATCTGACGAAAACCTACCCCTACGATCCAAAGAAGGCCAAACAGCTCCTCGCCGAGGCGGGGCATCCGAACGGGTTCGAGGCGGTGCTCAGAATCCCTGAGCGGTTCGCCTATGCGAGGCGTTCGGGGGAGATCATAGCGGATATGCTCTCGCAGGTGGGCATCCGGCTCAAGATCGAGTTGATGGAGTGGGGGCAGTGGATCGACCGCGTCTTCAGGAATGCCGACTTCGACCTCACCGTCATCGGCCACGCCGAGCCCTTTGACATCGACATCTACGCCAATCCCAAATACTACTTCCGCTACGACAACCCGAAGTTCCAGGAGACGCTCAAGAAGGCGGAGATGGAGATCGATCCGAAACGGAGAAGAGAACTCTACGTCACGCTCCAGAAGATGATCGCCGAAGATGCGGTCAACGGGTTCCTCTTCGTCCTCCCCAGCCTTCCCACGATGAAGAAAGAGGTGATGAACTGGTGGAAGGACTATCCCATCACCGCCCAGGACGTGAGCGAGGTCTGGATCCAGAAATAG
- a CDS encoding antibiotic biosynthesis monooxygenase, protein MVYVIATIRVKPQRRFEFLEIFKANVPRVRAEKGCIEYVPTLDLPAGLPLQSLDEDRVTVIEKWESLEALQNHLTAPHMLAYKEKVKDIVEGVSLKVLQEA, encoded by the coding sequence ATGGTCTACGTGATCGCCACCATTCGGGTCAAACCCCAAAGACGGTTCGAATTTCTCGAAATCTTCAAGGCCAATGTCCCTCGCGTCAGGGCTGAGAAGGGATGCATCGAATATGTTCCGACCCTCGACCTCCCCGCCGGCCTTCCCCTTCAGAGCCTCGATGAAGACAGGGTCACCGTTATCGAAAAATGGGAAAGCCTGGAGGCCCTCCAAAATCACCTCACCGCCCCCCACATGCTGGCTTATAAAGAAAAGGTCAAGGACATCGTCGAAGGGGTCAGCCTTAAAGTGCTCCAGGAAGCCTGA
- a CDS encoding ABC transporter ATP-binding protein → MLKVDKIAVHYEGVPALHEVTLEVNPGELVAMVGANGAGKSTTLKAIMGVAPPVSGRILFDGKEITREETARIVRMGLVYVPESRRIFGPLTVEENLLLGAFISSSEKEVQNHLEYVYRLFPRLKERRRQRGETLSGGEQQMLAIGRGLMIRPKLLMLDEPSLGLMPKLVSELFETISLLKKEGLTILLVEQNVRESLEIADRGYILQTGRTIHTGKGTELLESDVVRKAFLGL, encoded by the coding sequence ATGCTAAAGGTCGATAAGATTGCGGTCCATTACGAAGGGGTCCCAGCCCTCCACGAGGTGACCCTTGAGGTGAACCCCGGGGAACTGGTCGCCATGGTGGGCGCCAATGGCGCGGGCAAAAGCACCACCCTGAAGGCGATTATGGGCGTTGCCCCTCCGGTCTCCGGCCGGATCCTCTTCGACGGCAAAGAGATCACCCGCGAGGAGACCGCGAGGATCGTGAGGATGGGGTTGGTCTACGTTCCCGAGTCGAGGCGGATCTTCGGCCCCTTGACCGTCGAGGAGAATCTCCTTCTGGGGGCCTTCATCTCCTCTTCGGAAAAAGAGGTCCAGAACCATCTGGAGTACGTCTATCGATTATTCCCGAGACTGAAGGAGCGGAGGCGGCAGAGAGGGGAGACCTTGAGCGGTGGCGAACAGCAGATGCTCGCCATCGGTCGGGGCCTGATGATCCGGCCAAAGTTGCTGATGCTCGATGAACCCTCCTTGGGCCTGATGCCGAAGCTGGTGAGCGAACTCTTCGAGACCATCTCCCTCTTAAAAAAGGAGGGCCTGACCATCCTTCTCGTCGAGCAGAATGTCCGGGAGTCCCTGGAGATCGCTGACCGGGGCTACATCCTCCAGACCGGCCGGACCATCCATACCGGTAAAGGAACAGAGCTGTTGGAATCCGACGTCGTTCGAAAGGCCTTCCTCGGACTGTGA
- a CDS encoding aspartate aminotransferase family protein — translation MDKKEIYEKQKKYLVPWVTHYYEEPLFLERGRGKYLYDIEGREYLDFFGGIVTISVGHCDEEITEKTCEQMRRLQHTSTLYPTLPAISLAEKLAQITPGRLQKSFFTSSGTEAVETAILMAQLYTKSNEVISLRHSYSGHSLLTMNLTGHQRWRLGGSSIPGIKHAHNAYCFRCAFGKTYPSCDLLCAKDLRELIETTTSGHPAAFIAEPIQGVGGFITPPKEYFQEVVSILRHYGGLFICDEVQTGWGRTGRKMFGIEHWGVEPDIMVMAKGAANGSPIGITIATPEVADALKGPHLSTFGGNPVTATAALATIEAIEKRGLLQKAEIMGTFLRDRLEGLKEKFEIIGEVRGMGLIQALEIVKEGKAPAPDLVDRIFEETKKEGLLIGRGGLYGNVIRITPPLTIEKDDILQAVRILDRAFEKVGSIPSG, via the coding sequence ATGGACAAGAAAGAGATCTACGAGAAGCAAAAGAAATACCTCGTCCCCTGGGTGACCCACTACTATGAGGAGCCTCTCTTCCTCGAGAGAGGCAGGGGGAAGTATCTTTACGACATCGAGGGCAGGGAATATCTCGACTTCTTCGGAGGGATCGTCACCATCAGCGTGGGCCACTGCGACGAGGAGATCACGGAGAAGACCTGCGAGCAGATGAGAAGGCTCCAGCACACCTCCACCCTCTACCCCACCCTTCCGGCCATCTCCCTTGCGGAGAAGCTGGCCCAGATCACCCCCGGAAGGCTGCAGAAGTCCTTCTTCACGAGCAGCGGCACCGAAGCCGTCGAGACCGCCATCCTCATGGCCCAGCTCTACACGAAAAGCAACGAGGTCATCTCGCTTCGCCACTCTTACAGCGGCCACTCCCTCCTCACCATGAACCTCACCGGCCATCAGCGATGGCGCCTCGGGGGAAGCTCGATCCCCGGGATCAAACATGCCCACAACGCCTACTGCTTTCGATGCGCCTTCGGAAAGACCTATCCTTCTTGCGATCTTCTGTGTGCCAAGGACTTGAGGGAGCTCATCGAGACCACCACCTCCGGCCATCCGGCCGCCTTCATCGCCGAACCGATCCAGGGCGTGGGCGGTTTCATCACCCCTCCCAAAGAATATTTCCAAGAGGTCGTCTCGATCCTCAGGCATTACGGCGGGCTCTTCATCTGCGACGAGGTCCAGACCGGTTGGGGAAGGACCGGCCGAAAGATGTTCGGCATCGAGCACTGGGGCGTGGAGCCCGATATCATGGTCATGGCCAAAGGGGCGGCCAACGGCTCGCCCATAGGGATCACGATCGCCACCCCCGAGGTGGCCGATGCCTTGAAGGGCCCCCATCTCTCCACGTTCGGAGGAAATCCGGTGACGGCCACCGCTGCCCTGGCCACGATCGAGGCCATCGAGAAGAGAGGCCTTCTCCAGAAGGCCGAAATCATGGGAACGTTCCTGAGGGATCGACTGGAGGGGTTGAAGGAGAAATTCGAAATCATCGGCGAGGTACGCGGCATGGGCTTGATCCAAGCCCTGGAGATCGTCAAGGAGGGAAAGGCCCCTGCTCCGGATCTGGTGGACCGGATCTTCGAGGAGACGAAGAAGGAGGGGCTTCTCATCGGCCGAGGAGGCCTCTACGGCAATGTGATCCGGATCACACCGCCTCTGACGATCGAAAAGGATGACATCCTTCAGGCCGTCCGGATCTTGGATCGGGCCTTCGAAAAGGTCGGATCAATCCCTTCGGGTTGA
- a CDS encoding putative hydro-lyase: MSSRIEDIERLSPRETRLLIRQGKWDKPTAGLALGYAQANLVILPERYAFDFLLFCQRNPKPCPLLEVLEPGKFRTEFLSKEADIRTDLPRYNIYRKGRLQGTVKEIRSLWKRDFVSFLLGCSFSFEEAMLRARVPVRHLEEKKNVPMFISNIPCRPAGVFHGPMVVTMRPIPMEMVSRAVQITSRYPSVHGAPVHIGDPLKIGIRDLRRPDFGDPVTIGKDEIPVFWACGVTPQAVVMKAKPDLCITHAPGHMFVSDLLNEELASL, translated from the coding sequence ATGAGTAGCAGGATCGAAGATATCGAGCGGCTTTCGCCGAGAGAGACCCGTCTCCTCATCCGGCAAGGAAAATGGGACAAACCCACCGCGGGCCTGGCCCTGGGCTATGCCCAGGCCAACCTCGTCATCCTTCCAGAGAGGTATGCCTTCGACTTTCTCCTCTTCTGTCAGAGGAACCCGAAGCCCTGCCCCCTGCTCGAGGTCTTGGAGCCGGGAAAGTTTCGGACCGAATTCCTGTCGAAGGAGGCAGACATCCGGACCGATCTCCCCCGGTATAACATTTATCGAAAAGGGAGGCTCCAGGGCACGGTCAAAGAGATCCGGTCCCTCTGGAAGAGAGATTTCGTCAGCTTCCTATTAGGATGCAGCTTCTCCTTCGAAGAGGCGATGCTCCGGGCCAGGGTCCCTGTCCGACATCTGGAAGAGAAAAAGAATGTCCCGATGTTCATCTCGAACATCCCCTGCAGACCGGCGGGGGTCTTCCATGGCCCCATGGTCGTCACGATGAGACCCATTCCGATGGAGATGGTGAGCCGTGCCGTCCAGATCACCTCCCGATACCCTTCGGTCCACGGAGCCCCCGTGCACATCGGCGATCCATTAAAGATCGGCATCCGGGATCTGAGAAGACCTGATTTCGGCGATCCGGTGACGATCGGAAAGGATGAAATTCCGGTCTTCTGGGCCTGCGGGGTCACGCCTCAGGCCGTGGTGATGAAGGCCAAACCCGATCTCTGCATCACCCATGCCCCGGGACACATGTTCGTCTCCGACCTCCTCAATGAGGAGTTGGCAAGCCTTTGA